The proteins below are encoded in one region of Sedimentibacter sp. zth1:
- a CDS encoding class I SAM-dependent methyltransferase, with the protein MTLEMVKRNKRLEGVFNRVAANFDSVGPKYFTYFGKKLVEYAKVNEGATLLDVACGKGSSLFPAIHSVGKNGQVIGIDFSQEMVKETQSLICEQDLCNAKLIQMDAGKLDFLDNSFDNVICGLSTSFFPNSLRAIDEMYRVLKGGGRLGLSTWKKREKKGVINKVYTKLFLQNEHRNLSNIAYRPDFGSVDGIEKILKNVGLKNIEIFVEEKTFYYKDEEEWWQEQWTNATRGLFEHIESIGTEALNKFKEEAFIEIMKYKDERGIRFDAEVLFSFGHK; encoded by the coding sequence ATGACTTTAGAAATGGTTAAAAGAAATAAAAGGTTAGAAGGGGTATTCAACAGAGTAGCAGCGAATTTTGATAGTGTTGGACCAAAGTATTTTACTTATTTCGGGAAAAAATTAGTTGAGTACGCAAAAGTCAATGAAGGAGCAACTTTACTCGATGTAGCATGTGGTAAAGGGTCTTCATTATTCCCAGCTATTCATAGTGTTGGGAAAAACGGGCAAGTCATAGGAATAGACTTTTCACAAGAAATGGTCAAAGAAACACAGTCACTTATTTGTGAACAGGATTTGTGTAATGCTAAACTTATACAAATGGATGCTGGAAAGTTAGATTTCCTTGACAATAGTTTTGATAATGTCATATGTGGATTATCAACATCGTTTTTTCCCAACTCTTTAAGGGCTATCGATGAAATGTATAGAGTATTGAAAGGTGGAGGTAGGCTTGGATTAAGTACATGGAAAAAGAGGGAGAAGAAAGGAGTGATAAATAAAGTTTATACCAAACTCTTTCTTCAAAATGAGCACAGAAACTTAAGTAATATTGCTTATAGACCAGATTTCGGATCAGTTGATGGAATTGAAAAAATTTTAAAGAATGTAGGATTAAAAAATATTGAGATATTTGTTGAAGAGAAAACTTTTTATTATAAGGATGAAGAAGAGTGGTGGCAAGAGCAATGGACAAATGCTACTCGTGGGTTATTTGAACATATAGAAAGTATTGGTACAGAAGCTCTTAACAAATTTAAAGAGGAAGCCTTTATTGAAATTATGAAATATAAGGATGAACGTGGCATACGATTTGATGCAGAGGTTTTATTTAGTTTTGGACATAAATAA
- a CDS encoding helix-turn-helix domain-containing protein, which translates to MSFGENLLGLRKGKNISQDELGRQLNVSRQTISKWELNETTPEMEKLILLSEFFNVSIDELIKGQKPEPKEEKDTFEIKVTKAKKTTRDIIFLALKVVGIIFGIILLVDIIVMIIYFATNGFPSL; encoded by the coding sequence ATGAGTTTTGGAGAAAATTTATTAGGATTACGAAAAGGGAAAAATATATCTCAAGATGAACTCGGTAGACAACTAAATGTTTCAAGACAAACTATATCAAAATGGGAACTTAATGAAACAACTCCTGAAATGGAAAAGTTAATATTGTTGTCTGAGTTCTTTAATGTATCAATTGATGAACTAATTAAAGGTCAAAAGCCTGAGCCAAAAGAAGAAAAAGATACATTTGAAATTAAAGTTACAAAAGCAAAAAAAACCACTCGTGATATTATTTTTCTTGCATTAAAAGTTGTCGGCATAATATTTGGTATAATATTGCTTGTTGATATAATCGTAATGATAATATATTTTGCAACAAACGGTTTTCCATCATTATAA
- a CDS encoding PadR family transcriptional regulator, which produces MKNAFSPLSETAYYILLSLMQERHGYGIMQFVSTITNGRINLGAGTIYGTLGKLEKAELIEITKKEEKRKYYLITNTGKELLEYEIQRICELYHNGKEIIDGK; this is translated from the coding sequence ATGAAGAATGCATTTAGTCCACTTAGTGAAACAGCCTACTATATCTTACTGTCTTTAATGCAAGAACGACATGGATATGGAATTATGCAATTCGTTTCTACTATTACGAACGGACGAATTAACCTTGGTGCTGGAACGATCTATGGAACACTTGGTAAATTGGAAAAAGCTGAGTTGATTGAAATTACAAAAAAAGAGGAAAAAAGGAAGTATTACCTGATTACTAATACTGGTAAAGAATTACTTGAATACGAGATACAAAGGATTTGTGAACTTTATCATAACGGAAAGGAGATTATAGATGGAAAGTAG
- a CDS encoding PqqD family peptide modification chaperone, producing the protein MLNNNEEILNIIYKISDKLEYEVDKDSIVTIIKKQDYKIQKLFRKLKFKIPQYTKISMDQYGSYTFLQIDGQKTVNDIGENLVAKYGDEVCPLYQRLLLFLNHIDVNCHYIEKINF; encoded by the coding sequence ATGCTAAATAACAACGAAGAGATTTTAAATATAATATATAAAATCTCTGATAAATTAGAATATGAAGTAGATAAAGACAGTATTGTGACTATAATTAAAAAACAAGATTATAAGATACAAAAGTTATTTAGAAAACTTAAATTCAAAATCCCACAATATACAAAAATTTCTATGGACCAATATGGAAGTTACACATTTTTACAAATAGATGGCCAGAAAACTGTAAATGATATTGGAGAAAATTTAGTAGCAAAATATGGTGATGAAGTGTGCCCACTTTATCAAAGATTACTTTTATTTTTGAACCATATAGATGTTAATTGCCACTATATAGAGAAAATAAATTTTTAA
- a CDS encoding HAMP domain-containing sensor histidine kinase: MKSKLFKATVLFEILVILITFLFIYNKKTENLSDVKAEQIIALNEINQLTLIAVSSGDVLAISEITDKISSLQDNIRLKTSGRPQKQNFSILFLSGTCMIFILIIFIYIYLQIIRPFDKMEKYIDNIAMGNFDLPLDFERSNYFGAFTWAFDNMRKEITKARSCEHEAIENNKTVIATLSHDIKTPISSIRAYAEGLEMNFGGTAEKREKYLSIIMKKCDEVAKLTNDLFIHSISDLNKLKVNIQKVEICELIHDTVIDISAEHDDVNFENPLFKVQVMADRKRFVQVTENLINNSRKYAKTRIDVSVKQKKDNVYIVFRDYGKGISDEDMPFVFDKFYRGRNCKDEQGSGLGLYIVRYIMQQMKGEILLHNYSEGLESTLVLPIIK, encoded by the coding sequence ATGAAAAGTAAATTATTTAAGGCTACAGTGCTTTTCGAAATACTTGTTATTCTAATAACATTTTTATTTATCTATAATAAAAAGACTGAAAATTTATCAGATGTAAAAGCTGAACAGATAATAGCACTTAATGAAATAAATCAGCTGACACTGATTGCTGTTTCATCAGGTGATGTATTGGCAATCAGTGAAATAACTGATAAAATATCTTCTCTTCAGGATAATATACGACTAAAAACAAGTGGCAGACCACAAAAACAGAATTTCTCAATTCTGTTTTTGTCCGGAACTTGTATGATATTTATATTAATTATATTTATATACATATATTTACAGATAATACGTCCATTTGATAAAATGGAAAAATATATAGATAATATTGCAATGGGAAATTTTGATTTACCACTTGATTTTGAACGGTCAAACTATTTTGGCGCATTCACATGGGCTTTTGACAATATGAGAAAAGAAATAACAAAAGCACGTTCCTGTGAACATGAGGCAATTGAAAACAACAAGACCGTTATAGCAACTCTTTCGCATGATATCAAAACTCCTATATCTTCAATACGTGCTTATGCAGAAGGGCTTGAGATGAATTTTGGCGGTACTGCAGAAAAACGCGAGAAATATTTGAGTATAATCATGAAAAAATGTGACGAGGTTGCAAAGCTTACCAATGATCTCTTCATACATTCAATTTCTGATCTCAATAAGCTTAAAGTAAATATACAAAAGGTAGAAATATGTGAGCTGATACATGATACAGTAATTGATATCTCAGCAGAGCATGATGATGTTAATTTTGAAAATCCGCTTTTTAAAGTACAGGTAATGGCTGACAGGAAACGTTTTGTACAAGTAACTGAAAACCTTATTAACAATTCAAGAAAATATGCAAAAACAAGAATAGATGTATCTGTAAAGCAGAAAAAAGACAATGTATATATAGTTTTCCGTGACTATGGAAAAGGAATTTCTGATGAAGATATGCCTTTTGTATTTGATAAGTTCTATCGAGGCAGAAATTGTAAGGATGAGCAGGGCTCAGGTCTTGGATTATATATTGTCAGGTATATAATGCAGCAGATGAAAGGAGAAATATTATTACATAATTACTCTGAAGGACTTGAATCAACACTTGTTCTTCCCATAATAAAGTGA
- a CDS encoding CPBP family intramembrane glutamic endopeptidase — MKEILKMISPFNAKENVPTILFVIKKILAFILIFFVSMILAEGLAIIFHLIMGYNVLRGEMLDIQTMTLMKYYGYVIFMIIAMLYCKLIEKRSIRSMGFNNKISGYLEGMLIGVVLLSISIGLIMLTGNITYNGILQNIDFPIIFAFLGGFIIQGAMEETLGRGFLMTSLSKKVSIPIAILVSSLAFAAPHFSTLFNGDFIFSLIGIINLLLVSTIFSLLIINGKNIWIACGMHTFWNFFLFNIFGLNLSGSGEKPTAIFDFSTGSNNILNGGSYGIEASVITTFVLLIFTCLLIVKYKKLHIEKITY, encoded by the coding sequence ATGAAAGAAATATTAAAAATGATTAGTCCGTTTAACGCAAAAGAAAATGTACCAACTATTTTATTTGTAATCAAGAAAATATTGGCATTTATACTTATTTTTTTTGTATCCATGATTTTAGCAGAAGGTTTAGCTATTATTTTTCATTTAATTATGGGATACAATGTATTGCGTGGTGAAATGTTAGATATTCAAACAATGACATTGATGAAATATTATGGCTATGTAATATTTATGATAATTGCTATGCTTTATTGCAAACTAATTGAAAAGCGTTCGATAAGATCAATGGGATTTAATAACAAAATTTCGGGGTACTTAGAAGGCATGTTAATTGGCGTTGTGTTGTTATCTATATCTATTGGTTTAATAATGCTAACAGGAAACATAACATATAACGGTATTTTGCAAAATATTGATTTCCCAATTATTTTTGCATTTTTAGGTGGGTTTATTATTCAGGGAGCAATGGAAGAGACATTAGGCAGAGGATTTCTGATGACATCGCTTTCAAAAAAAGTTTCAATTCCAATTGCAATTTTAGTTAGTTCATTAGCATTTGCAGCACCTCATTTTTCTACACTTTTTAATGGGGATTTTATTTTTAGCTTAATAGGAATAATCAATTTACTTTTAGTTTCAACCATATTTTCGCTACTCATTATAAATGGAAAAAACATATGGATAGCTTGTGGTATGCACACTTTTTGGAATTTCTTTTTGTTTAACATATTTGGATTGAATTTAAGCGGATCTGGTGAAAAGCCAACAGCAATATTTGATTTTAGCACAGGTAGTAATAATATTCTTAATGGGGGTTCATACGGAATTGAAGCAAGTGTTATAACAACTTTTGTTTTACTTATATTTACATGTTTATTAATTGTAAAATATAAAAAACTTCATATTGAAAAAATTACATACTAA
- a CDS encoding DUF4489 domain-containing protein, whose product MQDGKYGCNFCMNGPNQYRNEDSCCFSRCPKHKNIILECGCKPQDAIFEIDDGCVEDDQKFVLNRVTVDTTCLSKPVVKIEFSSIIFFEAEDDSGSEHEVEVDLLFKLIRTCNGVEECIQSWRYLKEFEIENSIDELEVEISEPFTVTYCDNPCPGCCEYKMKVKGKDFDGDFEAMRVIKPDLSALAQGKCDY is encoded by the coding sequence ATGCAAGATGGAAAATATGGCTGTAATTTTTGTATGAACGGCCCAAACCAATATAGAAACGAAGATTCATGTTGTTTTTCAAGGTGTCCAAAACATAAAAATATAATATTAGAATGTGGATGCAAACCACAGGATGCAATATTTGAAATAGATGATGGGTGTGTTGAAGACGATCAAAAATTTGTATTAAATCGTGTAACAGTTGATACTACTTGTCTATCTAAGCCTGTTGTAAAAATTGAGTTTTCTAGTATTATTTTCTTTGAAGCAGAAGATGACAGTGGCAGTGAACATGAAGTCGAAGTCGATTTGCTATTTAAGTTGATAAGAACTTGCAATGGAGTAGAAGAGTGTATTCAAAGTTGGAGATATTTAAAAGAATTTGAAATAGAGAATAGTATTGATGAGTTAGAAGTAGAAATTAGCGAACCTTTTACAGTGACTTACTGCGATAATCCATGTCCAGGTTGCTGTGAATATAAAATGAAAGTAAAAGGCAAAGATTTTGATGGAGACTTTGAGGCAATGAGAGTAATTAAGCCTGATTTAAGTGCTCTTGCCCAAGGTAAGTGTGACTATTGA
- a CDS encoding M56 family metallopeptidase — MKYLFLQIIHMSVISCYVIIFVMAVRLLLKKCPKIFSYALWAVVLFRLVCPFSFESIFSLIPVNTQAIKPDIIYSQGSQINTGISVIDNVVNQPLPVPIETGVSVNRMKIWFEIGEIVWIVGIILLISYSIFSIVKLYKKLKFARHISGNIYTMEGISSPFVFGIITPKIYLPINLSKREQEYILLHEQKHIQRLDHIIKPLAFLVLSLHWFNPLAWIAFFLMGEDMELSCDESVIKQLGNGIKKEYSSSLLSLSIGRRIVGGCPLAFGDNNTKGRIKNVLNYKKPGFWVIVITVIAVVIIGLGLMTNPKDKEVDLSFLNPDNFANAIIQNRDGSVKIAIYDQWGLTKLSSAKVADWINQTEWKEKKVSSPYELSPTYAILNIHSNDVKSEIRLYESEPTLAMVVYDDSWRYYTINEGAYDNLKFQLAASSYFESFEIGDNFYLIKDSDGKMKLAIDVNDIITKNFNEMMSEPLTSSSPYDYVKANQSIFNEIVSCENSALRYCFDLFEQGGQTDLKGHLMMYVCRAIQPEAEDDIGYSTGQMWYDAFKQRAFELKEIYTMDEIEDNYPTYYFLLNLLTE, encoded by the coding sequence ATGAAATATTTATTTTTACAAATTATCCATATGAGTGTTATTTCTTGCTATGTCATTATCTTTGTAATGGCAGTCCGATTGCTGCTCAAAAAGTGTCCAAAGATTTTTTCTTATGCTTTGTGGGCAGTAGTATTGTTTAGGTTGGTATGTCCGTTTTCTTTTGAAAGTATATTTAGTTTAATACCAGTCAATACACAGGCAATAAAGCCAGATATTATTTATTCCCAAGGCTCACAAATTAATACTGGAATTAGTGTAATAGATAATGTTGTAAACCAGCCGTTACCAGTACCAATAGAAACGGGAGTAAGTGTTAATCGTATGAAGATATGGTTTGAAATAGGTGAGATTGTTTGGATAGTAGGAATTATTTTACTTATTTCATATAGCATATTTTCAATTGTTAAGTTATATAAGAAACTTAAATTTGCAAGGCATATTTCAGGAAACATTTATACAATGGAGGGAATTTCTTCACCATTTGTTTTTGGTATCATAACTCCTAAAATTTACCTGCCAATAAATCTTTCAAAGAGGGAACAGGAGTATATCTTGTTGCATGAACAAAAGCACATACAAAGGCTTGACCATATTATAAAACCATTAGCATTTTTAGTTTTGAGTTTACATTGGTTTAATCCTTTAGCTTGGATAGCATTTTTCTTAATGGGTGAAGATATGGAACTATCTTGCGATGAAAGTGTTATCAAACAGTTAGGTAATGGTATTAAGAAGGAATACTCAAGTTCACTACTTTCTTTATCCATTGGAAGAAGAATTGTTGGAGGATGTCCGCTTGCTTTTGGAGATAACAATACAAAAGGAAGGATAAAAAATGTATTAAACTATAAAAAGCCAGGATTTTGGGTAATTGTAATTACAGTAATTGCAGTTGTTATTATTGGGTTGGGACTTATGACAAATCCAAAAGATAAAGAAGTAGATTTATCTTTTTTAAATCCGGATAATTTCGCTAATGCAATTATTCAAAATAGAGATGGATCCGTAAAAATAGCTATTTATGATCAATGGGGACTTACTAAACTTTCTTCAGCAAAGGTTGCAGATTGGATAAACCAAACAGAGTGGAAAGAGAAAAAAGTATCCTCACCATATGAACTTTCTCCAACTTATGCCATACTAAATATTCATTCCAATGATGTTAAAAGTGAAATCCGATTATATGAGAGCGAACCTACTCTTGCAATGGTCGTATATGATGATAGTTGGAGATACTACACGATTAATGAGGGGGCTTATGATAATTTAAAATTTCAGTTAGCAGCAAGTTCATACTTTGAATCATTTGAAATAGGTGATAATTTCTATTTGATAAAAGATAGCGATGGGAAAATGAAGTTAGCAATAGATGTTAATGATATTATTACTAAAAATTTTAATGAGATGATGAGTGAACCACTGACATCCTCTAGTCCTTATGATTATGTTAAAGCGAATCAATCAATATTTAATGAAATTGTCTCTTGCGAAAATAGTGCATTAAGATATTGTTTTGATTTATTTGAACAAGGTGGGCAAACAGATTTAAAAGGTCATTTAATGATGTATGTTTGTCGAGCTATTCAACCTGAAGCAGAAGATGATATAGGTTATAGTACAGGTCAAATGTGGTATGATGCATTCAAACAAAGAGCATTTGAACTTAAAGAAATTTATACAATGGATGAAATTGAGGACAATTATCCAACATATTATTTTTTGCTTAATTTACTTACTGAATGA
- a CDS encoding DUF2812 domain-containing protein yields the protein MESRSKIVKKHFGFDQYEKEAEFLTTMHSQGWKFVRVEFGFLKSSYHFEQCKPENISYQLDYILDNLGNSISSDELEEKLLLYEDAGWEKVVGDENTNGWYYFRRKYVEKDSRLYTDLESKLQLAEKVWAKVTLWSSISLILILLLFPHLLDTVIKEKMNSFVGIAGTAVLILYLIALLFMVYMIGRVLVFKYRIQNNTVNRLSMEATEKNKTRLNGKNKKQNFIIFILLLALITSISVFAILNHAIMQFCVAAAPWVVMGCVIAAFAALQGKK from the coding sequence ATGGAAAGTAGAAGTAAAATTGTAAAAAAGCATTTTGGATTTGATCAATATGAAAAGGAAGCAGAATTTTTAACAACTATGCATAGTCAAGGGTGGAAATTTGTAAGAGTTGAATTTGGATTTTTAAAATCCAGTTATCACTTTGAGCAATGTAAACCAGAAAACATTTCCTATCAACTGGATTATATATTGGATAACTTAGGAAATTCTATTTCAAGCGACGAGTTAGAAGAAAAACTGTTGCTTTATGAAGATGCAGGTTGGGAAAAAGTTGTAGGAGATGAAAACACAAATGGTTGGTACTACTTTAGGAGAAAATATGTAGAAAAAGATTCTCGATTATATACTGATTTAGAATCTAAACTACAGTTGGCAGAAAAGGTATGGGCTAAAGTTACTTTATGGTCATCAATAAGCCTTATACTTATACTTCTTTTGTTTCCACATTTATTGGATACAGTGATAAAGGAAAAAATGAATTCTTTTGTTGGTATTGCGGGCACAGCTGTGTTGATTCTATATTTAATTGCTTTACTATTTATGGTTTATATGATAGGCAGAGTGTTAGTATTTAAATACAGAATCCAAAACAATACCGTAAATCGTTTATCAATGGAAGCTACGGAAAAAAATAAAACTAGACTAAATGGAAAAAATAAAAAGCAGAATTTTATTATTTTCATTTTACTTTTAGCTCTAATAACATCAATTAGTGTTTTCGCCATATTAAACCATGCTATTATGCAATTTTGTGTTGCGGCGGCACCATGGGTTGTAATGGGATGCGTAATCGCTGCTTTTGCAGCTCTACAAGGGAAGAAATAA
- a CDS encoding GNAT family N-acetyltransferase, which translates to MFFDTTDLKNKEIYLSLYKTSDENIEKGYVPAYYFKIVRSVDDIEVGQCDLRIGHNNNTKYGGNIGYEIHKFFRGNYYASKACKLLSLLAKKHKMNEVIITCSPDNIASQKTCEYCGAELVGIIDVPTWHDMYKNGQKKTCQYRVRL; encoded by the coding sequence TTGTTTTTTGATACAACAGATTTGAAGAATAAAGAGATCTATTTGAGTTTATATAAAACATCTGATGAAAACATCGAGAAAGGATATGTTCCTGCATATTATTTCAAAATTGTTAGAAGTGTTGATGATATCGAAGTAGGTCAGTGCGATTTGCGCATTGGTCATAATAATAACACAAAATATGGCGGAAATATAGGATATGAAATTCATAAATTTTTCAGGGGAAATTATTACGCTTCAAAAGCCTGTAAGTTGTTATCCCTGTTAGCAAAGAAGCATAAGATGAATGAAGTTATTATTACATGTTCACCGGACAATATTGCATCCCAAAAGACCTGTGAATACTGTGGTGCTGAATTAGTAGGTATTATTGATGTGCCAACTTGGCATGATATGTATAAAAACGGGCAAAAAAAGACCTGCCAATATAGGGTAAGATTATAA
- a CDS encoding 2-phosphoglycerate kinase gives MVILIGGVSCTGKTVMAQKLLEKYKIPYLSIDHVKMGLIRGNKYCDFSATDSDDEITKKLWPLVKGIIMTNIENGQHIIIEGCYLPPKHILDFEPEYLEQIIPLYIGFSKNYLEKHFISGIIEHRSEIEQKDCDDYMNRDNFIKLHTQLKELCRMNNAKFFEINDDYEGEMNNVYKWIDKQVEAKHIL, from the coding sequence ATGGTAATTTTAATTGGTGGGGTTAGTTGTACTGGTAAAACAGTGATGGCGCAGAAATTGCTTGAAAAGTATAAGATACCGTATTTGTCAATAGACCATGTAAAAATGGGGTTGATTCGTGGAAATAAATATTGTGATTTTTCTGCAACTGACAGTGATGATGAGATTACAAAAAAGCTATGGCCACTTGTGAAGGGCATTATAATGACCAATATTGAGAATGGACAACACATCATTATTGAAGGATGCTATTTACCGCCAAAACATATTTTGGATTTTGAACCTGAATATTTAGAACAAATTATTCCACTATACATAGGTTTTTCAAAGAATTATCTTGAAAAGCATTTTATTTCAGGAATTATTGAGCATAGAAGTGAGATAGAACAAAAAGATTGTGATGATTATATGAATCGTGATAATTTTATTAAGCTCCATACACAGCTCAAAGAACTTTGTAGGATGAATAATGCGAAATTCTTTGAAATCAATGATGATTATGAAGGAGAAATGAACAACGTATACAAGTGGATTGATAAACAGGTAGAAGCAAAGCATATCCTTTAG
- a CDS encoding BlaI/MecI/CopY family transcriptional regulator has translation MREYKLTDAESKLADIIWQKEPISSPDLVRLCDAKLEWKKSTTYTMLKKLEIKELFKNDKGVVKSLLSKEDFFAEQTGQIVKNGFDGSFPKFLAAFARRKKLSNKEILEIQKLIDEHKEV, from the coding sequence ATGAGAGAATATAAGTTAACAGATGCAGAAAGTAAACTTGCAGATATAATTTGGCAAAAAGAACCTATTTCATCACCTGATTTGGTCAGACTTTGCGATGCAAAACTTGAATGGAAGAAATCAACTACCTATACAATGTTAAAAAAATTAGAAATAAAAGAACTTTTTAAAAATGATAAAGGGGTAGTGAAATCTTTGCTTTCAAAAGAAGATTTTTTTGCAGAGCAAACAGGGCAAATTGTTAAAAATGGATTTGATGGTTCATTTCCTAAATTCTTAGCTGCATTTGCCCGACGTAAAAAACTAAGTAATAAAGAAATTCTGGAAATCCAAAAGCTTATAGATGAGCATAAGGAGGTATAA
- a CDS encoding DDE-type integrase/transposase/recombinase, with protein sequence MENSNLLRELLRRHLFYNNHKKRAYLSAIKDAETNEIISFEIGKHLDMDIVLKTIDNLKDDPYFRKQRNVIIHSDQGSQYTTTKYQNKLKGFGAIQSMSKKANCWDNAPIESFFGTLKQEVNIKYLNNFSDLKDYIEKYIYYYNNERPQLSPLQQSKRHSAYPQLNIPQFSLNQPIVQQLGNKNLSDSLI encoded by the coding sequence GTGGAAAATTCAAACTTATTAAGAGAATTGCTAAGAAGACATCTATTCTATAATAATCATAAGAAGAGAGCCTACTTATCAGCAATAAAAGATGCTGAAACTAATGAGATTATTTCTTTTGAAATAGGAAAACATTTAGACATGGATATCGTGCTGAAAACCATAGACAATCTTAAAGATGATCCCTATTTTAGGAAACAACGTAATGTTATTATACATTCCGATCAAGGTTCCCAATATACAACCACTAAATACCAAAATAAACTCAAAGGTTTTGGTGCTATTCAATCGATGTCGAAAAAAGCTAACTGCTGGGATAATGCTCCTATTGAATCTTTTTTTGGAACTCTTAAGCAAGAAGTAAACATTAAATATTTGAATAATTTTTCTGACCTAAAAGATTATATTGAAAAATACATTTATTATTACAATAATGAAAGACCACAACTCTCTCCACTGCAGCAGAGCAAGCGGCACAGTGCATACCCTCAATTAAATATACCTCAGTTTTCACTAAATCAGCCTATCGTTCAACAATTAGGCAACAAAAACTTGTCAGATAGCTTAATTTGA
- a CDS encoding response regulator transcription factor translates to MLQKNILIIDDDEDLSSVISDMLTYYGYMVTCAVDSENAFSLLSDNKYHLILLDINLPDSTGFEVCRELRRVSTVPVIFASARTNEDDRVRGFDIGGDDYLPKPYSLKELLSRINALIRRTYDFAEEEKIINFGNISINIMARTVSKRGNKVSLSLKEFDLISYFAQHINTAISKEKLISEVWGMFSEVEPSTLTVHMRWLREKLEENPANPEYLKTVWGLGYMLEVHNEK, encoded by the coding sequence ATGTTACAGAAAAATATTCTTATAATTGATGATGATGAGGATTTATCTTCAGTTATAAGTGATATGCTTACTTACTATGGATATATGGTCACTTGTGCTGTAGACAGTGAGAATGCATTTTCACTTCTTTCTGATAATAAATATCATCTAATATTGCTTGATATAAATCTTCCTGATAGTACAGGATTTGAAGTATGTAGGGAACTTCGTCGTGTATCAACTGTCCCTGTTATATTTGCAAGTGCAAGAACAAATGAAGATGACAGGGTAAGGGGTTTTGATATAGGGGGAGATGATTATCTTCCTAAACCATATTCACTTAAAGAGCTTCTGTCGAGAATCAATGCACTTATTCGGCGTACATATGACTTTGCAGAAGAAGAAAAAATAATTAATTTTGGAAATATATCTATAAACATAATGGCAAGAACAGTTTCAAAACGTGGAAATAAAGTATCACTTTCGTTAAAGGAATTTGACTTGATTTCATATTTTGCGCAGCATATAAATACAGCAATTTCAAAAGAAAAGCTAATTTCTGAGGTGTGGGGAATGTTCAGTGAAGTTGAGCCATCAACTCTAACTGTTCATATGCGTTGGTTGAGAGAAAAGCTTGAGGAAAACCCAGCCAATCCGGAGTATTTAAAAACAGTCTGGGGATTAGGATATATGTTAGAGGTGCATAATGAAAAGTAA
- a CDS encoding N-acetyltransferase, whose amino-acid sequence MCQKNNELNINIVDVTDNNLTEILKLKVGKSQADFIETVSQCMDEVYIHSYDINWHPVGIYNNKILIGFAMYGINIENHVWLDRFMIDEKFQGHGYGKIALGLLINAIQNEFGNNLICLSVNKKNNVAINLYQNFGFKFIDELDGNDPIMVYNFTSTKKHQDFMS is encoded by the coding sequence ATGTGTCAAAAAAATAATGAACTTAATATTAATATTGTTGACGTAACAGACAACAACTTAACTGAAATTTTAAAATTAAAAGTTGGAAAATCTCAAGCTGATTTTATTGAAACTGTTTCGCAATGTATGGATGAAGTATATATACATTCTTATGATATAAATTGGCACCCTGTAGGTATTTATAATAATAAAATATTAATTGGATTTGCTATGTATGGAATAAATATTGAAAATCACGTATGGTTAGATCGTTTTATGATTGATGAAAAGTTTCAAGGGCATGGTTATGGTAAAATCGCATTAGGATTATTGATAAACGCTATACAAAATGAATTTGGCAACAATTTAATTTGCTTAAGTGTTAATAAGAAAAATAATGTTGCTATAAACTTATATCAAAATTTCGGATTTAAATTTATAGATGAGCTTGATGGCAATGATCCTATAATGGTATATAATTTTACATCTACTAAAAAGCACCAAGATTTCATGTCTTGA